The genomic interval ATCAACCTATTCCGACTCCCACTTCCACCACTCCTACTTCCACTACTTCTACCTCCACAAGCCCCACCATCGCCGCCTAACCCCCTTTTCCTCCCTCATCCCTCATCCTTCCTCCCTCATCCCTCATCCCTCATCCTTCCTCCCTCATCCTTCCTCCCTCATCCTTCCTCCCTCATTCTTCCCTAAGCAGCCATGCAAATTCTCGACGGTCAAGCCTTAGATCCAGCTCCAGCCATGAACCGGGACCCCTTCCTGGTGATTGACCACGTTTCTAAGGTCTACCCCACTCCCAACGGTCCCTACACAGTTTTAGAAGGGATTGATCTCACAGTCTACGAAGGCGAGTTTATCTGCGTCATTGGTCACTCTGGCTGTGGCAAATCAACGCTCTTAAATATGGTGGCGGGCTTTAGCAAACCTACTACTGGTGAAGTGCGCCTGCAAACCAAGCGCATCACTCAGCCTGGACCCGACCGGATGATGGTGTTCCAGAACTATGCTTTGCTGCCCTGGATGAGTGCTTTTGACAATGTCTACCTCGGTGTGGACGAGGTGTATCCCACCAAACCACGAGCTGAGAAGGTGAAGATTGTCCAGGAGCACTTGGCAATGGTGGGCCTGACAGAAGCCGCTGACAAAAAACCAGGGCAACTGTCGGGCGGGATGAAGCAGCGGGTGGCGATCGCTCGTGCCTTGGCTATTCGTCCTGAAGTGTTGATTTTGGATGAACCCTTTGGAGCGCTGGATGCCATTACCAAGGAAGAACTGCAAGAGGAACTCCTCCAAATCTGGCGAGATCATCGTTGCACCGTGATGATGATTACCCACGATATTGATGAGGCGCTATTCCTAGCCGATCGCTTGGTGATGATGACCAATGGCCCCTCGGCCCAGATTGGGGAGGTCTTGGAGATCCCCTTCCCTCGCCCTCGCGATCGCGCCCAACTGCTAGAAAGCCCGGAATACTACAGCCTCCGCAACTACGCCCTCGACTTTCTCTACAGTCGCTTTGCCTTGGCCCATTAACCAACCCATACCCACAACGCTACCCCGCTCGAAATTGGGAATCTTTCCCTCTGTTGAATTCAAAGGTTTGACGTGCTTAGAGAATTATGGTCATTTCAGGGTCGTTACCGCATCTTGCACATGACCTGGTTTGCTTTCTTTCTGTCCTTTGTCGTTTGGTTTAACTTTGCTCCCCTCGCGACAGCAGTGAAAGCCGACTTGGGTCTTACAGAAGCTCAAATGCGGACGATCGCGATCTGCAACGTTGCGCTAACCGTTCCGGCTCGCATCATCATCGGCATGCTACTGGATCGTTACGGCCCTCGTGTGACCTATTCCCTCCTGTTGATGTTCTCCGCCATTCCTTGCACCGTTTTTGCCTTAGCCCAAAACTTTAGTCAGTTAGCCCTAAGCCGTCTAGCTTTGAGCATTGTGGGAGCTGGGTTTGTGATTGGCATTCGCATGGTGGCAGAATGGTTTCCCCCCAAAGAGATTGGTCTAGCCGAAGGGATTTATGGCGGCTGGGGTAATTTTGGTTCGGCTGCTGCTGCCTTTACGCTGCCGACTCTTGCCGCTACCACTGCTGTGGTTGCCGCAGGTCAGGTGAACTGGAGACTGGCGATCGCCTTAACCGGAATTTTTGCTGCGGTTTACGGAGCGATCTACTTTTTCAATGTCCAAGATACACCCACTGGTAAGGTCTACCAGCGTCCGGCTCGGCATGGTGGGATGGAGGTCACCAGTCGCAAGAGTTTCTGGGCCTTAATGGGCATGAACATTCCTTTGATAGGTGTTTTGGGCTTGTTGGCTTGGCGCTTGCAGACCGCTGGGATTTTAGATGCAATAGGGCTTTACATTAGCTGGTTGCTTTTGGTAGGTCTTTATCTCTTTCAGGCTTATAAGTGCTGGGAGGTCAACAAGGAGTTGATGACTGGCAAAAAGTCCTATCCCCCTGAGGAGCGCTACCGCTTTGGCCAAGTTGCCCTTCTGGAACTCACCTATTTTGTCAACTTTGGCTCAGAACTCGCAGTTGTTTCGATGCTACCTGCCTTCTTTGAAAACACTTTTGGTTTGAGCAAAGTCGTGGCGGGTATGATTGCTGCGAGTTACGCTTTTATGAACTTGGTGGCTCGGCCTGGGGGCGGTTTGGTGTCAGACAAACTCGGCAGTCGTAAGCTCACCATGACCGTCTTGACTGCTTGTATGGGCCTAGGCTACCTCGCGATGAGCAGTGTTACCAGTAGTTGGTGGCTGCCGATCGCCATTGTGTTGACGATGGCTTGCTCCTTCTTTGTTCAGGCAGGTGAAGGCTCTACCTTTGCGATTGTGCCTCTGGTTAAGCGCCGAGTCACAGGTCAAATTGCCGGAAATGTCGGAGCCTACGGTAACGTCGGAGCGGTGATTTACCTGACCCTCTACAGCCTGCTACCTGAAGGGGCGATCGGAAACCAGATTTTCTTTCAAACTCTCGGTATCATGTCCGTGATTGTTGCCTTCCTCTGTGGATTTCTCCTTAAAGAACCTAAAGGCTCGTTCTCAGAACATCATGAAGGAGAGGAAGTCTTAGTATTGTCTCCTAAGGCCATGCCAGTTTTCGCTGAAGAACACGAATAAGGTAGCTGCAAGCGCTTGGGAGGGTGAGGATTGACGAGCTTTTATGCTCTTTGGTCTACACTCTCCGGCTGATATTTTCAGGTTTATCAGCT from Trichocoleus desertorum ATA4-8-CV12 carries:
- a CDS encoding MFS transporter — encoded protein: MLRELWSFQGRYRILHMTWFAFFLSFVVWFNFAPLATAVKADLGLTEAQMRTIAICNVALTVPARIIIGMLLDRYGPRVTYSLLLMFSAIPCTVFALAQNFSQLALSRLALSIVGAGFVIGIRMVAEWFPPKEIGLAEGIYGGWGNFGSAAAAFTLPTLAATTAVVAAGQVNWRLAIALTGIFAAVYGAIYFFNVQDTPTGKVYQRPARHGGMEVTSRKSFWALMGMNIPLIGVLGLLAWRLQTAGILDAIGLYISWLLLVGLYLFQAYKCWEVNKELMTGKKSYPPEERYRFGQVALLELTYFVNFGSELAVVSMLPAFFENTFGLSKVVAGMIAASYAFMNLVARPGGGLVSDKLGSRKLTMTVLTACMGLGYLAMSSVTSSWWLPIAIVLTMACSFFVQAGEGSTFAIVPLVKRRVTGQIAGNVGAYGNVGAVIYLTLYSLLPEGAIGNQIFFQTLGIMSVIVAFLCGFLLKEPKGSFSEHHEGEEVLVLSPKAMPVFAEEHE
- a CDS encoding nitrate ABC transporter ATP-binding protein (This model describes the ATP binding subunits of ATP-binding cassette (ABC) transporters for nitrate transport, or for bicarbonate transport, in bacteria and archaea.) yields the protein MQILDGQALDPAPAMNRDPFLVIDHVSKVYPTPNGPYTVLEGIDLTVYEGEFICVIGHSGCGKSTLLNMVAGFSKPTTGEVRLQTKRITQPGPDRMMVFQNYALLPWMSAFDNVYLGVDEVYPTKPRAEKVKIVQEHLAMVGLTEAADKKPGQLSGGMKQRVAIARALAIRPEVLILDEPFGALDAITKEELQEELLQIWRDHRCTVMMITHDIDEALFLADRLVMMTNGPSAQIGEVLEIPFPRPRDRAQLLESPEYYSLRNYALDFLYSRFALAH